In one window of Henckelia pumila isolate YLH828 chromosome 1, ASM3356847v2, whole genome shotgun sequence DNA:
- the LOC140875210 gene encoding uncharacterized protein, whose protein sequence is MSNQLPLELVSNLQDVLSNRKKMSGNDGDNESSEPSNRDDDSAHPSSSGNGCDDGSKPVILLTNSDGLESPGLRSLVDSIVRLGLYSVHVCAPQSDKSSSGHALSSKETVEVVSVEVNGAVAYEISGTPADCVSLALSGALFSWSKPLLVISGINKGSSCGHHMFHSGVVAGATEAILNDVPSISISLNWKKDVSQENDFMDAATVCLPIINAAIRDIEKGVFVKGFSLNLEIPTSPLENKGFKVAKRSLWRSTFSWKAISATKNQASSRFMGGPPGLGMQFAQLGRDASAAGAARRLTTQKKDIEVVESVGAAGKSDFKRTVKHFRLEMHDEQLIEESEDMDFRALGNGFVVVTPFTVATHLDSETITTASDWISSALQAGQ, encoded by the exons ATGAGCAACCAGCTGCCACTTGAGTTAGTGTCCAATCTGCAGGACGTGCTCTCCAACCGCAAGAAAATGAGTGGGAACGATGGTGACAATGAATCGTCGGAGCCCAGCAACCGTGACGATGATTCGGCTCATCCCTCTTCTTCTGGTAATGGTTGCGATGATGGGTCCAAGCCTGTCATATTGCTCACCAACAGCGATGGTCTTGAATCACCCGGTCTTCGTTCTTTGGTGGATTCCATTGTCCGTCTGGGATTGTACAGTGTTCATGTTTGCGCTCCGCAGTC GGACAAATCTTCGTCAGGGCATGCCTTGTCATCGAAGGAGACAGTCGAGGTGGTGTCGGTGGAAGTTAACGGTGCCGTTGCTTATGAAATTTCTG GGACTCCTGCGGATTGTGTATCATTAGCGCTGTCCGGTGCACTATTTTCATGGTCCAAGCCTCTGTTG GTGATAAGTGGTATTAACAAAGGTTCCAGCTGTGGTCACCACAT GTTTCATTCTGGTGTTGTTGCTGGAGCTACAGAGGCAATATTGAATGATGTACCGTCCATTTCAATATCCCTGAACTG GAAAAAGGATGTGAGTCAAGAAAATGACTTCATGGATGCGGCCACCGTGTGCTTACCGATAATAAATGCAGCAATCCGAGACATAGAGAAGGGGGTTTTTGTTAAAGGTTTCTCACTGAACTTGGAAATTCCAACATCGCCGCTGGAAAACAAG GGATTCAAGGTTGCCAAGAGAAGTCTTTGGAGGTCTACTTTTAGCTGGAAAGCCATTTCAGCCACCAAGAATCAGGCTTCTTCACGCTTCATGGGCGGGCCACCAGGCCTGGGCATGCAGTTTGCACAGCTCGGTCGTGATGCTTCTGCTGCC GGTGCTGCTCGCCGTCTGACCACCCAAAAAAAGGATATTGAGGTTGTTGAATCAGTTGGTGCAGCAGGGAAATCTGATTTTAAAAGGACAGTGAAACATTTTCGGCTGGAG ATGCATGATGAGCAGCTGATAGAAGAAAGCGAGGATATGGATTTTAGAGCACTTGGAAATGGTTTT GTTGTGGTGACTCCATTTACTGTTGCGACGCATTTAGATTCAGAGACCATAACCACTGCTTCAGACTGGATTTCTTCAGCTCTTCAAGCTGGTCAATAG
- the LOC140877820 gene encoding probable phospholipid-transporting ATPase 4 isoform X1, with translation MAGGRIRAKIRRSSLYTFACYQSHPSEAEGPHDIEGPGYSRMVYCNQPHMHLEKPLRYCSNYISTTKYNVLTFLPKAIFEQFRRVANLYFLLAAVLSITPISPFSAVSMIAPLAFVVGLSMAKEALEDWRRFIQDMKVNLRRATVHKKDGTFGQKPWMKIQVGNVVKVEKDQFFPADLLLLSSSYEDGICYVETMNLDGETNLKVKRSLEATLSLDDDSTFKDFNATIKCEDPNPNLYTFVGNFEYNRELYPLDPSQILLRDSKLRNTAYVYGVVVFTGHDSKVMQNATKSPSKRSRVEKQMDKIIYILFTLLVFISFISSVGFIVKTKYDLPTWWYLQVPDDRGYFDPRKPLVSGFYHLVTALILYGYLIPISLYVSIEVVKVLQALFINKDLHMYDEETGTPAQARTSNLNEELGQVDTILSDKTGTLTCNQMNFLKCSIAGIAYGACSSDVELAAAKQMALDEDRQSKAGTPPSWGRSRQGSGESEIELETVITSKDEENRKPALKGFNFEDSRLMNGNWFNEPSADAILLFFRILSLCHTAIPEQDEETGVFTYEAESPDEGSFLVAAREFGFEFCKRTQSSIFVRERYPSFQEPVEREFKVLNLLDFTSKRKRMSIIVRDENGQILLLCKGADSIIFDRLSRNGRTYEESTTKHLNDYGEVGLRTLALAYKKLDEAEYSAWNEDFMKAKTSIGGDRDLMLERLSDMMERDLILIGATAVEDKLQKGVPQCIDKLAQAGLKIWVLTGDKMETAINIGFACSLLRQGMKQICITANVDALAQNSKQQTVKENIMMQISDGSEMIKLEKDPHAAFALIIDGKTLTYALEDDVKHSFLNLAINCASVICCRVSPKQKALVTRLVKQGTGKTTLAIGDGANDVGMIQEADIGVGISGCEGMQAVMASDFAIAQFRFLERLLVVHGHWCYKRIAQMICYFFYKNIAFGLTIFYFEAFAGFSGQSVYVDWYMLLFNVVLTSLPVISLGVFEQDVDSEVCLQFPALYQQGPKNLFFDWYRIFGWMANGLYASLIIFFLNIIIFYDQAFRPGGQTADMIAVGTVMFTCVIWAVNCQIALTMSHFTWIQHFLVWGSVASWYLFLLIYGELHLSLNVNAFRILLEVLAPAPIYWCATLLVTVACNLPYLAHISFQRSFNPLDHHVIQEIKYYKRDIKDRHMWRRERSKARQTTKIGFTARVDAKIRQLRGRLQKKYSSHCTKVVMSQQT, from the exons ATGGCTGGGGGTAGGATAAGGGCAAAGATCCGTAGGAGCAGTCTGTACACTTTTGCTTGTTACCAATCACATCCTTCCGAGGCAGAAGGACCACATGACATTGAAGGACCTGGTTACTCTCGAATGGTTTATTGTAACCAGCCTCATATGCACCTGGAAAAACCTCTTAGATACTGCTCAAACTATATTTCTACCACCAAGTATAATGTCCTTACATTTCTTCCGAAGGCCATATTCGAACAGTTCAGACGTGTTGCCAACTTGTACTTTCTCTTGGCAGCAGTCTTGTCAATTACTCCTATATCACCTTTCTCTGCCGTAAGTATGATCGCTCCATTGGCTTTTGTGGTTGGATTGAGTATGGCTAAAGAAGCTCTGGAAGACTGGCGACGGTTCATACAGGACATGAAGGTCAATTTGCGTAGAGCCACTGTGCATAAAAAAGATGGTACATTTGGTCAAAAACCATGGATGAAAATTCAGGTCGGAAATGTAGTGAAAGTGGAAAAGGATCAGTTCTTCCCTGCGGATTTACTTCTCTTGTCTTCCAGTTATGAAGATGGTATTTGCTATGTCGAAACTATGAACTTAGACGGGGAGACAAATCTGAAAGTAAAACGATCCTTGGAGGCGACATTATCTCTTGATGATGATTCAACCTTTAAAGATTTCAATGCGACCATAAAATGTGAGGATCCCAATCCGAATCTCTACACTTTTGTTGGTAATTTTGAGTATAATCGCGAGCTCTATCCTCTTGATCCAAGTCAGATTCTCCTGAGAGATTCAAAGCTTAGGAACACGGCCTATGTTTATGGGGTAGTGGTATTCACCGGACATGATAGTAAAGTCATGCAAAATGCTACTAAATCACCTTCCAAAAGGAGCAGGGTTGAAAAACAAATGGACAAAATAATTTACATCCTTTTCACCCTCCTGGTGTTCATCTCATTCATAAGCTCTGTAGGTTTTATCGTGAAAACTAAATATGATTTGCCAACATGGTGGTATTTACAGGTCCCTGATGATAGGGGCTATTTTGATCCACGTAAGCCATTGGTGTCGGGGTTTTATCATCTGGTCACTGCTCTTATTTTATATGGATACTTAATACCAATTTCCCTCTATGTGTCAATCGAGGTTGTAAAAGTACTTCAAGCATTGTTCATAAACAAGGATCTTCATATGTATGACGAAGAGACTGGAACTCCTGCTCAAGCACGGACATCAAACTTAAACGAGGAGTTAGGACAGGTTGATACTATCCTCTCTGATAAAACTGGCACCTTGACGTGTAATCAAATGAACTTTCTAAAATGCTCCATCGCCGGCATTGCATACGGCGCATGTTCCAGCGACGTAGAGCTTGCTGCTGCAAAACAGATGGCTCTGGATGAAGATCGGCAGAGCAAAGCTGGCACGCCTCCGTCATGGGGGAGAAGTCGGCAAGGATCTGGGGAATCAGAAATTGAACTGGAGACCGTCATCACATCAAAAGATGAAGAGAACCGTAAGCCTGCATTAAAGGGGTTTAACTTTGAGGATAGCCGCCTCATGAATGGGAATTGGTTCAACGAACCTAGTGCAGATGCCATACTATTATTTTTCAGGATACTATCACTTTGTCACACTGCAATTCCAGAACAGGATGAAGAGACTGGTGTCTTCACCTATGAAGCAGAATCGCCAGATGAAGGATCATTTCTTGTTGCTGCCAGAGAATTTGGTTTTGAATTTTGTAAAAGAACACAGTCAAGCATATTTGTACGCGAAAGATATCCTTCCTTTCAAGAGCCTGTTGAAAG GGAATTCAAAGttcttaatttattggatttcaCTAGCAAAAGGAAAAGAATGTCTATTATTGTTCGGGATGAGAATGGTCAAATCCTTCTCCTGTGCAAAGGAGCAGACAG CATCATCTTTGATAGGTTATCCAGGAATGGGAGAACATATGAGGAATCCACAACTAAACATTTGAATGATTATGGGGAGGTTGGACTACGTACTCTAGCTCTTGCATACAAGAAACTTGACGAGGCCGAGTATTCTGCCTGGAATGAAGATTTTATGAAAGCAAAGACCTCAATTGGTGGTGACAGGGACTTAATGCTCGAGCGCCTTTCTGATATGATGGAAAGGGATTTGATACTCATCGGTGCGACTGCTGTGGAGGACAAATTACAGAAAGGG GTGCCGCAATGCATAGACAAATTGGCTCAGGCTGGTCTAAAGATCTGGGTTCTGACAGGTGATAAAATGGAAACTGCAATTAATATAGG ATTTGCTTGTAGTTTGCTTCGACAAGGCATGAAGCAAATATGTATAACTGCTAATGTAGATGCGTTGGCCCAAAATTCTAAACAG CAGACTGTGAAGGAGAACATAATGATGCAAATTAGTGATGGGTCTGAAATGATCAAGTTAGAAAAGGATCCCCATGCAGCATTTGCTTTGATAATTGATGGGAAAACTTTAACTTATGCTCTTGAGGATGACGTGAAGCATAGCTTTTTAAATTTGGCTATTAATTGTGCTTCAGTTATATGTTGTCGCGTGTCTCCAAAGCAGAAAGCTCTG GTAACAAGATTAGTAAAACAAGGGACAGGAAAAACCACATTAGCAATTGGTGATGGTGCGAATGATGTTGGTATGATTCAAGAAGCAGATATTGGTGTTGGCATCAGTGGATGTGAAGGAATGCAG GCTGTAATGGCAAGTGACTTTGCAATCGCTCAGTTCCGGTTTTTGGAGAGGCTTCTTGTCGTACATGGGCATTGGTGTTACAAAAGAATAGCTCAGATG ATTTGCTATTTCTTTTacaagaacatagctttcggcttgACAATATTCTACTTTGAGGCATTTGCTGGATTTTCTGGGCAGTCAGTGTATGTTGACTGGTACATGCTTCTTTTCAACGTTGTTCTAACTTCCTTGCCTGTCATTTCGCTTGGAGTGTTTGAACAGGATGTAGATTCAGAAGTGTGCTTGCAG TTTCCAGCTTTATATCAGCAAGGGccgaaaaatttatttttcgacTGGTACAGAATATTTGGGTGGATGGCAAATGGTCTATACGCGTCTCTCATCATTTTCTTCCTCAACATCATCATCTTCTATGACCAAGCTTTTCGGCCTGGAGGCCAGACGGCAGATATGATTGCCGTAGGTACAGTAATGTTTACATGCGTCATTTGGGCTGTTAACTGCCAAATTGCGCTGACAATGAGCCATTTTACTTGGATACAACACTTTCTTGTTTGGGGTAGCGTCGCTTCTTGGTACCTCTTCCTTTTAATATACGGTGAACTACATCTATCGCTCAATGTAAATGCCTTTAGAATCCTCTTAGAAGTCTTGGCTCCGGCCCCAATATACTGGTGTGCCACCCTGTTGGTAACAGTGGCGTGTAATCTTCCATACCTTGCTCACATTTCATTCCAAAGATCATTCAATCCATTGGATCATCACGTGATCCAAGAGATCAAGTACTACAAAAGAGACATCAAGGATCGACATATGTGGAGGAGGGAACGGTCCAAGGCACGACAGACTACCAAGATCGGATTCACGGCAAGAGTTGACGCAAAAATAAGGCAGTTGAGAGGGAGATTGCAGAAGAAGTATTCATCTCATTGTACCAAAGTTGTAATGTCCCAACAAACTTGA
- the LOC140877820 gene encoding probable phospholipid-transporting ATPase 4 isoform X2 codes for MAGGRIRAKIRRSSLYTFACYQSHPSEAEGPHDIEGPGYSRMVYCNQPHMHLEKPLRYCSNYISTTKYNVLTFLPKAIFEQFRRVANLYFLLAAVLSITPISPFSAVSMIAPLAFVVGLSMAKEALEDWRRFIQDMKVNLRRATVHKKDGTFGQKPWMKIQVGNVVKVEKDQFFPADLLLLSSSYEDGICYVETMNLDGETNLKVKRSLEATLSLDDDSTFKDFNATIKCEDPNPNLYTFVGNFEYNRELYPLDPSQILLRDSKLRNTAYVYGVVVFTGHDSKVMQNATKSPSKRSRVEKQMDKIIYILFTLLVFISFISSVGFIVKTKYDLPTWWYLQVPDDRGYFDPRKPLVSGFYHLVTALILYGYLIPISLYVSIEVVKVLQALFINKDLHMYDEETGTPAQARTSNLNEELGQVDTILSDKTGTLTCNQMNFLKCSIAGIAYGACSSDVELAAAKQMALDEDRQSKAGTPPSWGRSRQGSGESEIELETVITSKDEENRKPALKGFNFEDSRLMNGNWFNEPSADAILLFFRILSLCHTAIPEQDEETGVFTYEAESPDEGSFLVAAREFGFEFCKRTQSSIFVRERYPSFQEPVEREFKVLNLLDFTSKRKRMSIIVRDENGQILLLCKGADSIIFDRLSRNGRTYEESTTKHLNDYGEVGLRTLALAYKKLDEAEYSAWNEDFMKAKTSIGGDRDLMLERLSDMMERDLILIGATAVEDKLQKGVPQCIDKLAQAGLKIWVLTGDKMETAINIGFACSLLRQGMKQICITANVDALAQNSKQTVKENIMMQISDGSEMIKLEKDPHAAFALIIDGKTLTYALEDDVKHSFLNLAINCASVICCRVSPKQKALVTRLVKQGTGKTTLAIGDGANDVGMIQEADIGVGISGCEGMQAVMASDFAIAQFRFLERLLVVHGHWCYKRIAQMICYFFYKNIAFGLTIFYFEAFAGFSGQSVYVDWYMLLFNVVLTSLPVISLGVFEQDVDSEVCLQFPALYQQGPKNLFFDWYRIFGWMANGLYASLIIFFLNIIIFYDQAFRPGGQTADMIAVGTVMFTCVIWAVNCQIALTMSHFTWIQHFLVWGSVASWYLFLLIYGELHLSLNVNAFRILLEVLAPAPIYWCATLLVTVACNLPYLAHISFQRSFNPLDHHVIQEIKYYKRDIKDRHMWRRERSKARQTTKIGFTARVDAKIRQLRGRLQKKYSSHCTKVVMSQQT; via the exons ATGGCTGGGGGTAGGATAAGGGCAAAGATCCGTAGGAGCAGTCTGTACACTTTTGCTTGTTACCAATCACATCCTTCCGAGGCAGAAGGACCACATGACATTGAAGGACCTGGTTACTCTCGAATGGTTTATTGTAACCAGCCTCATATGCACCTGGAAAAACCTCTTAGATACTGCTCAAACTATATTTCTACCACCAAGTATAATGTCCTTACATTTCTTCCGAAGGCCATATTCGAACAGTTCAGACGTGTTGCCAACTTGTACTTTCTCTTGGCAGCAGTCTTGTCAATTACTCCTATATCACCTTTCTCTGCCGTAAGTATGATCGCTCCATTGGCTTTTGTGGTTGGATTGAGTATGGCTAAAGAAGCTCTGGAAGACTGGCGACGGTTCATACAGGACATGAAGGTCAATTTGCGTAGAGCCACTGTGCATAAAAAAGATGGTACATTTGGTCAAAAACCATGGATGAAAATTCAGGTCGGAAATGTAGTGAAAGTGGAAAAGGATCAGTTCTTCCCTGCGGATTTACTTCTCTTGTCTTCCAGTTATGAAGATGGTATTTGCTATGTCGAAACTATGAACTTAGACGGGGAGACAAATCTGAAAGTAAAACGATCCTTGGAGGCGACATTATCTCTTGATGATGATTCAACCTTTAAAGATTTCAATGCGACCATAAAATGTGAGGATCCCAATCCGAATCTCTACACTTTTGTTGGTAATTTTGAGTATAATCGCGAGCTCTATCCTCTTGATCCAAGTCAGATTCTCCTGAGAGATTCAAAGCTTAGGAACACGGCCTATGTTTATGGGGTAGTGGTATTCACCGGACATGATAGTAAAGTCATGCAAAATGCTACTAAATCACCTTCCAAAAGGAGCAGGGTTGAAAAACAAATGGACAAAATAATTTACATCCTTTTCACCCTCCTGGTGTTCATCTCATTCATAAGCTCTGTAGGTTTTATCGTGAAAACTAAATATGATTTGCCAACATGGTGGTATTTACAGGTCCCTGATGATAGGGGCTATTTTGATCCACGTAAGCCATTGGTGTCGGGGTTTTATCATCTGGTCACTGCTCTTATTTTATATGGATACTTAATACCAATTTCCCTCTATGTGTCAATCGAGGTTGTAAAAGTACTTCAAGCATTGTTCATAAACAAGGATCTTCATATGTATGACGAAGAGACTGGAACTCCTGCTCAAGCACGGACATCAAACTTAAACGAGGAGTTAGGACAGGTTGATACTATCCTCTCTGATAAAACTGGCACCTTGACGTGTAATCAAATGAACTTTCTAAAATGCTCCATCGCCGGCATTGCATACGGCGCATGTTCCAGCGACGTAGAGCTTGCTGCTGCAAAACAGATGGCTCTGGATGAAGATCGGCAGAGCAAAGCTGGCACGCCTCCGTCATGGGGGAGAAGTCGGCAAGGATCTGGGGAATCAGAAATTGAACTGGAGACCGTCATCACATCAAAAGATGAAGAGAACCGTAAGCCTGCATTAAAGGGGTTTAACTTTGAGGATAGCCGCCTCATGAATGGGAATTGGTTCAACGAACCTAGTGCAGATGCCATACTATTATTTTTCAGGATACTATCACTTTGTCACACTGCAATTCCAGAACAGGATGAAGAGACTGGTGTCTTCACCTATGAAGCAGAATCGCCAGATGAAGGATCATTTCTTGTTGCTGCCAGAGAATTTGGTTTTGAATTTTGTAAAAGAACACAGTCAAGCATATTTGTACGCGAAAGATATCCTTCCTTTCAAGAGCCTGTTGAAAG GGAATTCAAAGttcttaatttattggatttcaCTAGCAAAAGGAAAAGAATGTCTATTATTGTTCGGGATGAGAATGGTCAAATCCTTCTCCTGTGCAAAGGAGCAGACAG CATCATCTTTGATAGGTTATCCAGGAATGGGAGAACATATGAGGAATCCACAACTAAACATTTGAATGATTATGGGGAGGTTGGACTACGTACTCTAGCTCTTGCATACAAGAAACTTGACGAGGCCGAGTATTCTGCCTGGAATGAAGATTTTATGAAAGCAAAGACCTCAATTGGTGGTGACAGGGACTTAATGCTCGAGCGCCTTTCTGATATGATGGAAAGGGATTTGATACTCATCGGTGCGACTGCTGTGGAGGACAAATTACAGAAAGGG GTGCCGCAATGCATAGACAAATTGGCTCAGGCTGGTCTAAAGATCTGGGTTCTGACAGGTGATAAAATGGAAACTGCAATTAATATAGG ATTTGCTTGTAGTTTGCTTCGACAAGGCATGAAGCAAATATGTATAACTGCTAATGTAGATGCGTTGGCCCAAAATTCTAAACAG ACTGTGAAGGAGAACATAATGATGCAAATTAGTGATGGGTCTGAAATGATCAAGTTAGAAAAGGATCCCCATGCAGCATTTGCTTTGATAATTGATGGGAAAACTTTAACTTATGCTCTTGAGGATGACGTGAAGCATAGCTTTTTAAATTTGGCTATTAATTGTGCTTCAGTTATATGTTGTCGCGTGTCTCCAAAGCAGAAAGCTCTG GTAACAAGATTAGTAAAACAAGGGACAGGAAAAACCACATTAGCAATTGGTGATGGTGCGAATGATGTTGGTATGATTCAAGAAGCAGATATTGGTGTTGGCATCAGTGGATGTGAAGGAATGCAG GCTGTAATGGCAAGTGACTTTGCAATCGCTCAGTTCCGGTTTTTGGAGAGGCTTCTTGTCGTACATGGGCATTGGTGTTACAAAAGAATAGCTCAGATG ATTTGCTATTTCTTTTacaagaacatagctttcggcttgACAATATTCTACTTTGAGGCATTTGCTGGATTTTCTGGGCAGTCAGTGTATGTTGACTGGTACATGCTTCTTTTCAACGTTGTTCTAACTTCCTTGCCTGTCATTTCGCTTGGAGTGTTTGAACAGGATGTAGATTCAGAAGTGTGCTTGCAG TTTCCAGCTTTATATCAGCAAGGGccgaaaaatttatttttcgacTGGTACAGAATATTTGGGTGGATGGCAAATGGTCTATACGCGTCTCTCATCATTTTCTTCCTCAACATCATCATCTTCTATGACCAAGCTTTTCGGCCTGGAGGCCAGACGGCAGATATGATTGCCGTAGGTACAGTAATGTTTACATGCGTCATTTGGGCTGTTAACTGCCAAATTGCGCTGACAATGAGCCATTTTACTTGGATACAACACTTTCTTGTTTGGGGTAGCGTCGCTTCTTGGTACCTCTTCCTTTTAATATACGGTGAACTACATCTATCGCTCAATGTAAATGCCTTTAGAATCCTCTTAGAAGTCTTGGCTCCGGCCCCAATATACTGGTGTGCCACCCTGTTGGTAACAGTGGCGTGTAATCTTCCATACCTTGCTCACATTTCATTCCAAAGATCATTCAATCCATTGGATCATCACGTGATCCAAGAGATCAAGTACTACAAAAGAGACATCAAGGATCGACATATGTGGAGGAGGGAACGGTCCAAGGCACGACAGACTACCAAGATCGGATTCACGGCAAGAGTTGACGCAAAAATAAGGCAGTTGAGAGGGAGATTGCAGAAGAAGTATTCATCTCATTGTACCAAAGTTGTAATGTCCCAACAAACTTGA